A genomic segment from Terriglobia bacterium encodes:
- a CDS encoding glycosyltransferase family 39 protein, whose amino-acid sequence MTRSPWSRAARGDAGAGAVAPPAHLALGALLAVALGHLLVEVGLNGFHAYGYFNDEFYYIACSKRLGFGFVDHPPLAPLLLRGVRAILGDSLPAIRLPAAVAGAATVFLTGRMAFRLGGGKFAQTLAALAVAVAPGLLVLFGFFSTNPFEILVWTASADLVLALAAGADPRWWLVLGGIAGLGLENKHTTAVFVAALAIAVLASPLRERLREPWPWLGLLVAFLLFLPNLVWEVRHDWISLQFYRAAETVKNVPTSSLRAALDQVLFMNPVTMPLWLLGLRFYLLDREGRPWRVLGWTFGMLFALTLLVPTSRPDRIAGAYPMLFAAGAVVFERWGRRPARVAVVAACAVSVAVFAPLTLPLIPPHALATYARVLHLNPQVELQRHNALPQWAADSLGWEDLADAVAAVARTLPPEGRDQAAVLAGDYAYAGSLEFFGPARGVPRVISAHNQYFLWGPGGPPPRVVIALGTSRTDLERLFTDVEQAATFRCEFCYQDGMPIWVATRPRVSLRDAWPGLEHFE is encoded by the coding sequence ATGACCCGTTCCCCGTGGAGTCGCGCGGCCCGCGGAGACGCGGGCGCGGGGGCCGTCGCGCCGCCCGCACATCTCGCTCTCGGCGCGCTTCTCGCCGTCGCGCTGGGCCATCTGCTGGTCGAGGTCGGGCTCAACGGGTTCCACGCGTACGGCTACTTCAACGACGAGTTCTACTACATCGCCTGCTCGAAACGGCTCGGCTTCGGCTTCGTGGACCATCCCCCCCTTGCGCCGCTGCTCCTTCGCGGAGTCCGCGCGATCCTGGGAGACTCGCTGCCGGCGATCCGGCTCCCCGCGGCGGTCGCGGGGGCGGCGACCGTGTTCCTCACGGGGCGGATGGCCTTCAGGCTCGGGGGAGGGAAGTTCGCCCAGACGCTCGCGGCGCTCGCGGTCGCGGTCGCCCCTGGCCTCCTGGTCCTGTTCGGGTTCTTCTCGACGAACCCTTTCGAGATCCTCGTGTGGACGGCGTCGGCGGACCTCGTCCTGGCGCTGGCGGCGGGAGCCGATCCGCGATGGTGGCTGGTTCTGGGCGGCATCGCGGGTCTCGGCCTCGAGAACAAGCACACGACGGCCGTCTTCGTCGCGGCGCTGGCGATCGCCGTCCTCGCCAGCCCCTTGCGGGAGCGGCTCCGCGAGCCGTGGCCGTGGCTCGGTCTCCTCGTCGCGTTCCTCCTCTTCCTGCCAAACCTCGTCTGGGAAGTCCGCCACGATTGGATCTCGCTTCAGTTCTACCGGGCTGCGGAGACCGTCAAGAACGTCCCCACCTCGTCGCTCCGGGCGGCTCTCGATCAGGTGCTGTTCATGAACCCGGTGACGATGCCGCTCTGGCTGCTTGGGCTGCGGTTCTACCTGCTGGACCGGGAGGGGAGGCCGTGGAGGGTCCTGGGTTGGACCTTCGGAATGCTGTTTGCGCTGACCCTCCTGGTGCCCACGAGCCGCCCGGACCGGATCGCGGGCGCGTATCCGATGCTCTTCGCCGCCGGCGCCGTGGTGTTCGAAAGGTGGGGACGGCGGCCGGCGCGGGTCGCCGTGGTCGCGGCCTGCGCGGTGAGCGTCGCCGTCTTCGCCCCGCTCACGCTGCCGCTCATCCCTCCTCACGCGCTGGCGACCTACGCGCGCGTGCTCCATCTCAATCCGCAGGTCGAGCTGCAGAGGCACAACGCGCTTCCCCAGTGGGCAGCCGACAGCCTCGGCTGGGAGGACCTCGCCGACGCCGTTGCCGCCGTCGCTCGGACGCTACCGCCCGAGGGCCGCGACCAGGCCGCCGTGCTGGCCGGCGACTACGCCTATGCGGGATCGCTCGAGTTCTTCGGCCCCGCGAGGGGAGTGCCCCGCGTGATCTCGGCCCACAACCAATACTTCCTGTGGGGACCGGGCGGCCCTCCGCCGCGGGTCGTCATCGCGCTCGGCACCTCGCGAACCGACCTCGAACGCCTGTTCACGGACGTGGAGCAGGCCGCGACCTTCCGCTGCGAGTTCTGCTATCAGGACGGCATGCCGATCTGGGTGGCGACGCGTCCGCGAGTGTCCCTCAGGGACGCCTGGCCCGGCCTCGAGCACTTCGAGTAG
- a CDS encoding iron-containing alcohol dehydrogenase: MVTPSFEIAKLPAIAFGEGSLSRVPGILASYGRRLLLVRGARSFRGSRYWPPLAENLTALGTSWEEMEVSGEPSPALVDEAVSRFRGAGHDAVLGVGGGSVLDAAKAIAGLLPGGRSVMDHLEGAGRGVPYAGPSLPFVAVPTTAGTGTEATKNSVLSVRGERGFKRSFRHDDLTARWAVVDPLLLESCPPRLVAADGMDALTQLLEGYVSSRANSLTDALAVSGLAAVRDGLLPWHDGTGELRTARSRMAYASLLSGIVLAQTGLGSVHGVASPLGAFFPIPHGVVCGTLVAAAVEVNVEAMRRREPECAALGKYARAHAILAGAAEDVDRGPEALARLLREWTDRLDLPRLGAFGVGEADLPHIVADSRGGSMKTNPIALSDAEVAEVVRRRL, encoded by the coding sequence GTGGTGACGCCTTCCTTCGAGATCGCGAAGCTGCCGGCGATCGCGTTCGGCGAGGGCTCGCTGTCCCGCGTCCCCGGCATCCTGGCGTCGTACGGGCGCCGGCTGCTGCTGGTGCGGGGTGCGAGGTCTTTTCGCGGGTCCCGCTATTGGCCTCCGCTCGCGGAAAACCTGACCGCGCTCGGCACCTCGTGGGAGGAAATGGAGGTCTCGGGGGAGCCTTCACCGGCGCTCGTGGACGAGGCCGTCTCCCGGTTCCGCGGCGCGGGTCACGACGCGGTCCTGGGCGTCGGCGGAGGAAGCGTCCTCGACGCGGCCAAGGCGATCGCCGGCTTGCTGCCCGGCGGCCGGTCGGTCATGGACCACCTCGAGGGGGCCGGGCGAGGCGTTCCCTACGCCGGCCCGTCGCTCCCGTTCGTCGCGGTCCCGACCACCGCGGGAACGGGGACGGAGGCGACGAAGAACTCGGTGCTCAGCGTCCGAGGGGAGAGAGGCTTCAAGCGCTCGTTCCGCCACGACGATCTCACGGCGCGCTGGGCGGTGGTGGATCCTCTCCTGCTCGAGAGCTGTCCACCTCGTCTCGTCGCCGCCGACGGCATGGACGCGCTGACGCAGCTCCTCGAGGGATACGTCTCGAGCCGAGCGAATTCGCTCACCGACGCCCTGGCGGTGAGCGGACTCGCCGCGGTCCGGGACGGCTTGCTGCCGTGGCACGACGGGACGGGAGAGCTTCGAACCGCGCGCTCCCGGATGGCATACGCGTCGCTTCTCTCGGGAATCGTGCTGGCCCAGACGGGGCTCGGGTCGGTGCACGGCGTGGCCTCGCCGCTGGGAGCGTTCTTCCCGATTCCGCACGGCGTCGTGTGCGGGACCCTGGTCGCGGCGGCGGTCGAGGTCAACGTGGAGGCGATGCGCCGACGGGAGCCGGAGTGCGCGGCGCTCGGAAAGTACGCGCGTGCCCACGCGATCCTGGCCGGCGCGGCCGAGGACGTCGACCGCGGCCCCGAGGCGCTTGCGAGGCTCCTCCGAGAATGGACCGACCGTCTCGACCTTCCGCGACTCGGCGCCTTCGGCGTCGGCGAGGCCGATCTGCCGCACATCGTGGCCGACAGCCGCGGCGGAAGCATGAAGACCAACCCGATCGCGCTGTCCGACGCCGAGGTCGCCGAGGTCGTCCGGCGGAGGTTGTGA
- a CDS encoding antibiotic biosynthesis monooxygenase: MHVTLVHVRVKPDRVDEFIAAIRENHDGSVKEPGNLRFDVLQSEDDPTRFVLYEVFRTSDDAAAHKRTPHYLAWRRTVEAWMAAPREGKNYRALAPEDPGRW, encoded by the coding sequence ATGCACGTCACGCTGGTGCACGTTCGCGTCAAGCCTGATCGGGTCGACGAGTTCATCGCCGCGATTCGTGAGAATCACGACGGTTCGGTGAAGGAGCCCGGGAACCTGCGGTTCGACGTCCTCCAATCCGAGGACGACCCGACGCGCTTCGTGCTCTACGAGGTCTTCCGCACCTCGGACGACGCGGCCGCTCACAAGAGGACGCCGCACTACCTCGCCTGGCGAAGGACCGTGGAGGCTTGGATGGCGGCGCCGCGCGAGGGGAAGAACTACCGGGCGCTCGCGCCCGAGGACCCCGGGCGGTGGTGA